The Polyangium aurulentum genomic interval CTCAAGCCGCTGCGGTTGGCGCTCGAATACGAGCGCAAATCGTACAGCGCCGGCATGCAGTCGGGCGACATGCTCTACATGGCGTACGGCGCCTATAACTCCTGCCTCTATCCGCTCTGCATGGGCGAGGAGCTGGGGGGCTTGCGTGGCGAGGCCGAGCGGCTGCTCGCGATCGCGCGGCGGTGCAACGACACGCCCTCGACCATGTTCATCCTCGTATGCAGGCAGATGATCGCGAACCTCCTCGGGCTGATCCCGGATCGACGCTCCTTGAGCGACGACGTCGTCCCCGAGGCGGAGATCGCCTCGACGCTCGAGGAGGCGAGCTATACCTGGGTCACCACCTGGTATTACTGCGCCAAGCTACAGCTCGCGTTCCTTTACGAGGATCACCCGGCGGCGCTCGACATGATCGCCAGGCTGGAGAGGGTCGCGGCCGGCGCCAAGGGCATGTATTTCTCGTTCCTCGTCACGTTCTACTCCGCGCTGACGTTCGCCGCGATTCACCACGACGCGTCGCCGAGCGACAAGGAGCGATACGCGAGGACGATCGAGCAGAGCGTGGACGAATTCGCCGCCCTGGCCACGCGGTGTCCGGAGAGCTTCGAGCACAAGCTCCTGATCCTCCGCGCCGAGAGGGCGCGCATTTCGGGCGCGCAGATCGAGGCCATGGAGCTTTACGACAAGGCCATCGAAGCCGCCAAGCGGAGCGAGATGGTGCACGAGGAGGCGCTCGCGAACGAGCTTTGCGCGAGGTTTCACCTGGGGTACGGCCGGACCAAGATCGCGCGCGCGTACATGCACGACGCGCATCACGGCTATTTCTGCTGGGGCGCCAAGGCAAAGGTCGACGCGCTCGCCGAGAAACACCCGTCCCTCGTCCCGAGCGCCACGCGGGCCCTCGGCACGCGCGTCCTCGCGCAGCCATCCAGCGTGACGATCACCACCACGACCGGGAGACTGGCCACGGGGGCGCTCGACGCTGGCGCCGTGATCCGCGCCTCGCAGGCCATCGCGAGCGAGCTTTTGCTCGACAACGTGGTGCGCGAGCTGCTCGCGATCGTGCTCGAGAATGCCGGCGCGCAGAGGTGCGTCCTGCTCCTCGACCGCGGGGGCCGATTGATGATCGAGGCCTCCGCCTCGCTCGAGGGCGACGCGGCGCGGCTCGATTCGCCCCTGCCCCTGGAGGAGGCCACCGACCTGCCCCGTTCGCTCGTGCAATACGTGGCGCGGACCAAGGAGGCCATGCTCCTCGCAGACGCGGCATCCGAGAGCAAATTCGCCGCCGACCCCTACATCGGCGCGGTCCGCCCCGTGTCGGTGCTCTGCCTGGCCATGGTGCAAAAAGGTCGGCTCACGGGCGTCCTGTACATGGAAAACAATGCCGCGCGCGGCGCCTTCACCCAGGACCGGGTGGAGGTCTGCGCGCTGCTATCGTCGCAGGCGGCCATTGCGATCGAGAACGCGCTCCTCTACCAGCAGGTGCAGGCGTCGACGGGAGCCTTGCGGCGCTCGAACGAGGAGCTGGAGAGCGAGGTCGCGCGGCGCACGGACGAGCTGCGGCGGGCGAACGAGCAGCTCATGTTCGAGCTCGTCGAGCGCGAGCGCGGGGAGCAGGAGCGCATTGCGCTCCAGGAGGAGATCATACGGGTGCAAAATACCCGCCTCCAGGAGCTGTCGACGCCGCTCATGCCCCTCACCGAGCGCATCATGGTCATGCCCCTCATCGGCGCGATGGACGCCGAGCGCGCCGAGCAGGTGCTCACGACCGCGCTCGACGGCGTGCAATCGCACGGCACCCAGGTGATGATCCTCGATATCACGGGCGTGAAGGTGCTCGACACCGAGGTCGCCAACATGCTCCTCAAGACGGCCGAGGCGCTGCGCCTTCTCGGCGCCCAGGCGGTGCTGACCGGCGTTCGCCCGGAGGTCGCGCAGACGCTCGTCAGCCTCGGCGTCAATCTGAGCGGGCTCGTCACCATGGCGACCTTGCGCAGCGCCGTCGCTCATGCGCTGCGCATCTCCGGCGAGGAGACCGCCATCCGCGGCGGCGCACCCCCGCGGCGCCCTGCGCGCTGATATCCGCGGCGGGGCCTCCTCAGGGCCCCGCCTGGTGATTCTTCGTCACCTCCATCGCGCTCAGCGCCCGGTCGTAAATCGCGATCCGGTGCAGCTCCCCCAGCCAGATCCGATCCTCGGTGAGCTCGTTGGCCATCAGGAGCTGATAGCTCGGCTCCCATTTCGAAAAATCGCCGCCGAGCGTGTCGTTCGACACCTCGGTCCCGTTCACGTACATGCGCCGCACGCCGCCGACGTCGCGCGTGACCAGGAGGTGCGTGAGCGCGACCTCCACGTGACCCATGTCGACGGGGCTCTTCAGGTTTGGCGTGCCGTTCAGGTCCATGGAGAGCGTCGAGCGAATGCGCGCCTCGTAGTAGTTCGCGTATTGCTGGCCGAGCTGGAAGTTGCGCTCGGAGGTGTTGAGCGAATTGGTGACGATGCGCGCGGGCCCGTACAGATCCAACGACGCCGGCTTGAACCAGGCCTCCAGCGTGAGCTCGTTCGTCGTCGTGCACCGCGTGAACACCTTGCTCGCAGCCACGCCCGAGGAGATCAGCGTGGGCGCGTCGACGACCAGCTTTCCCGGCGCCCACGTGACCGCGCTCGGATCCTTGATCGTGAGATCCAGCGCCGTCCCCACGTTGCTCACGTCGTGCACGATGGCCCCCGCGCCCTCCTCGAAGGTGTAGAGCGCGACCAGCCCGTCGGTCACGTGCGGATCCACCACCCCGCCACCGCTCCCGCCAACGCCACTGCCACCGCCACCGCCGCCGCCCGCCGTGCCCGCGTCGGTCTCGACGCCGCCCGTTCCCCCGGCAGTCTCGGCGCCGCCCGTTCCCGCGTCGGGCTCGGCGCCGCCCGTGCCGGACGAGGCCGCGACGATGCGCGGATCGTAGAAGTCCCAGTCGCGGTTGCACGCCAGGAACAAAAGAGGCGCCGCCACGAGGGCGGAGAGCAGCGGGAGGGCGACGGAGGATCCGGTTCCGGAACGCGGTTGCAGCATATGTCCCGATTCTACCACGCGGGCGCTCGCTCACGGACGGGGATCGCTCATACGCGCCGGTCCTGCGCGGGAGCAATCGAGCGAAAAACGACGGCGGCTGCTGGCCATTGACGATGACGTCGCGGCGAACGGCGCGGCCAGCGAGGTCGTGTGAGGGGCAATGAGGAGAGGGGCGGCGGCGTCGCGAGGCGCGGCGGCCGTGAATGTTCACCCCGGGGAGAGAAAAGCGTTACGCGCCACCTGGCGTGACCATCGGGCGAGACCTGATCCGCAATTGAGCTAGATCCCCGGTTTCTGCGATGCTGGACATCTGACAGAGTGCGTCCAGGATCAACGCAGTACGACAATCGCTTTGGATGGGGGGAACCGATGCCCAGGGGTGACAAGTCGAGGTACACCGACAAGCAGAAGAGGCAAGCCGAGCACATCGAGGAGGGCTACGAGGCCCGCGGCGTCCCCGAGCGCCAGGCCGAAGCCCGCGCGTGGGCGACCGTCAACAAGATGACCGGCGGCGGCAAGAAGAGCGGCTCTGGCCGGGGCAAAACGGTGAACAAGGAGCCCGCCAAGAAGGGCGGGCGCAAGGGCGGGGCGGCGGCGGCCGCGCGCCCGGCCTCTGCGCGCAGCGCGGCGGCGAAAAAGGCGGCCGAGACGCGCCGGAAGAATGCCGCCTCGAAGGGCGGAGCGGCTTCGGGCTCGCGCACGTCGACGTCGCGCAGCGAGGCCGCCAAGAAGGCCGCTGCGACGCGCCGCAAGAGGGCCTCGGCCTCGGGCGGATCGAATTCGACCTCCAGCTCGCAATCGAGCACGTCGCGCAGCGAGGCCGCCAAGAAGGCCGCCGCGACGCGCCGCAGGAGGGCCTCGACCTCGGGCGGCGGCACGTCGAGCTCGCGGACGACGGCGTCGCGCAGCGAGGCCGCCAAGAAGGCCGCCGCGACGCGTCGCAAGAGGGCTTCGGCCGGCGGCGGCGCAAAGCGCGGATCGTCGCGAAGCCGCGCCGGCAGCTCGAGCTCGAGCTGAAGGACGCGCAATCCGGGCGGCAAAAGCCGCCTCCGCCGGCGCCACAATGGCGCTGGGTGGGGGCGGCTTTTTCCTTTTCCAGGTACTGCGGGTTTGCGTCCTGTAGTATCCATGAAGAGCGTTCGAGAAAGGTGAATACCCCATGCCGCGCTCTTCCGTTCATCGCACCCTCGGTTTGACCTGCGCCGCTCTCCTCCTCGCGGCGCCGTGGATGCTCTCCTCGTGCAGCGACGAGGACTCCTCCGGCGGACAGGACGCCGTCACGGAGCGCGTCGACGCCCTCCGCGCAAGCCCCACGCCCCCCGCCGACCCGGGCACCGGCGTCGATCAGCCCGCGGGTATCGAGGCGGAGGCCGGACCGCCCCTCCAAGGGCTCGTCGGATGGCGTCCCCGCGGGCCCGAAGGCCGCGAGCTGCACCTCGCCGACAGCGCAAAGCCCGACTTCGAGGCCCGCGTCGCGGAGCTGTCCGGCAGCGATCCTTTTCACGAATTCGCCACCGCGGCCGGCGTCATGCCGATCTCCCGCGGGCTCGACCCGGCGCTCGGCCGCAGGCTTTCGGGCGTCCAGACGAGCGCCGAGGACATGTTCATCGTCCTCCTCGTCCCCACGCTCCCCGCCCAGCCCGCCCTCGAGCGCGCCCTCGCCGAACGGGGCGTCGAGGTCCTCGGCGTCAGTCCCCCGAACGCCTATGCCGTCAAGGGCAACGCGGCCGCTCTGTTGCGGCTCGCCAAGGATCCGCTCGTTTATCATGTCGGCCAGGTGCCGGCGCACCTCAAGATCGACCCCCTCCTCGCCTCCGCGCTCGGCCTGAATGCAGGCGCGCGCGAGCGCTCCCGTGTCGAGCCCGGCGCCGCCATGATAGCGATTCACGATCGCCGCGACGCCGACCGCGTGGGGGTGGCCGTCGAGCGGCTCGGCGGACGCGTCGAGCGCTTCGACGACATGATCTCGACCCTGGTCGCCCAGGGCCTCGATGGCCGCGCGATCGAGGAGCTCGCGAGCATGCAGGAGATCTCCTTCATCGACGCGCGGCGCCTCGACGAGGCCCACCTCCAGACCTCCGTGAGCATGTGCGGCAATCACACGAGCATTCGCGACAACCAGACGTATGGCGCGAACGTCACGCTCGGCATGATCGACAGCGGCTTCGAGCTGGATCACACGGCGTTCGCCGGACAGAGCTCCTATCCGGTCCTGTACGCCACCGGGTGGAACGTCGCCGGCGAGGGCAATTTGTGGGACGACCCGGGAGGCCACGGGACCCACGTCGCCGGCATCATGCTGAGCCGTTGGGGCGGCCTCGATCTGGACGGCATGGCGCCGAGGAGCGGCGGAGACGCAAACCACCGATTCCGCATCGTCCGCACGGGCAAGGACAATGGGGATGGGTGGATGTACAACACCGACCAGGCGGTCGACGCCCTCACCAACGACAATGGCGCGGAGGTGATCAACTGTAGCTGGGGCAGCGCCGTCAATACCGGCACGAACTCTAGCTCGGTGAAGGTCGACGCGGCCATCTGGCAAACCAAACAGATGTACGTGTTCTCGGCGGGCAACACCGGGCCCGCGGCCGGCTCGATCGGCAGCCCGGGCGCGGCGAAGAACGTGATCACGGTGGGCAACCTGGACAATGGCAACCTGCAGCTCGTCACCAGCTCGAGCGAGGGCCCCACGGCGGACGGCCGCGCCAAACCGGACATCTATGCGCCTGGGCGGTGGGTGACCTCGGCGAACGCCAAGAACCTGCAGGGCTCGATCGACATGGGCGGCACGAGCATGGCCGCGCCCCACGTGGCGGGCTTCCTGGGCACGCTGCTCGACCATTACCCCACGGCGTTCCCCCGTCACCCCGCCACCACCAAGGCGATGCTGATGGCCGCCGCGACGCGCAAGGACTGGCTGCCCCAGCGCACCGGCGTGTTGAACAGCTACGAGACCCATTTCTCGACGTCCACGAGCGGCAGCTTCTTCGGCTGGCGGGACACCGATCCGACGCCCTTTGCGTATACGTACTGGGACTACACCATCCCGAGCGGGGTCAAAGTCCTGTTCGTCGTGCTCACGTGGATCGAGCCCGCCCCGTCGGTAGGCGCCGCGAAGGCCGTCTACGACAACGTGGATCTGTGGGTCGACCACAACAAGGACAACGGCGAGTTCGGGGAGTGGTCGTCGACGAGCACGGTCGACAACGTGGAGGTCGTGCGGATCGAAAACCCGCCCGCGGGCGATTACCGCATCAAGGCGCGCAACGTCAGCGCGCCGAAGGAGCACCGGCCGGGCGTTGCGCTTTTCTACCGGAAGTGATTGCAGGCGAGCCGGGGACGCGAGCTGCGCGCCCGCGTCCCCGGTCTGGCGCGCCGGTCAGAAGATGTTATCGCAGAACGAGTTGCCCGGGCAGCACAGATCGTAGCCGCCGGGGATCTGGTCGGTGTGAGCGCAGACGAGCGAGCCCTTGCTCGGGTAGTAGTAGGCCCAGAAGAAGCACATCTCGTCGTTGGCCGATTCGCCGAAGCCCACCTCGCTCGCGCTCTGGTTGTCCCAGGCGCAGGTGAAATTGAAGCCGCCGCCCGCCGGGACCTGGAAGGGCGGGTCATGGTAGATCGTGGGCGGCTCGCTCCACACGTAATCGGGCACGTCGTACACGGGCTTGCCCGTTTCACCCTTCGACGACGTCACGTTCACCGACACGTCCTTGCCCCACTGGTGCGTGTGCCCGGTGATGCCGAAGAAATTCACGCCCGCGAGCGAGTCCGGCAGCTTCATGAACGTCGGCCCGAGCGTCGCCGTCGAGTGCGGCGCAATCTTGATGTCCGGGTTGCCGATGAAGAGGAAGTCGGCGTCGTCCTTGTACTCCTCCTCGGGCATGGTGATGAACGTCGACGTCGCCCCGATGTCGAGGGGCTCGAACGTCGCGTTGATGTAGTGCATCTCGAGCCGCACCATCACGCCCGGCTGCATCGTGAACGCCACGCCCGGCGGCAAGGTGAGGGTGTCGTCGTGCTTCTGCGTGATCATCACCGGCGAGCCCTTGGTCGGATCGAGCGTGTCGGCGAAGGGCTGGCAGTCGTAAGGCGTGGGCTTCTCCTCGGTATCGGCCGTGCGGTACACGATGAGGTGGTGCGAGCCCTTCGGCAGCACGTTGTGGATCTGGTGGATGCGCGCGATCTCGTCGTTGCCGAGCCGCTTCACGATGCATTGCGTGCGCTCGGTCCCGGGCGCCACCTTGACCGGATCGAAGGTGACCGTGAACGATTTGCCGCCCGGCGTCGACCCGCCCGTGCCGCCGCCGCCGCCGGTCGCCCCCGCGCCGCCGACGCCTCCCGCAGCGCCCGCGCCGCCCGCGCCGCCAGGACCGCCCCCGGCTGCGCCGGAAGGCAGATTCAGGACCTCGGAGCTGCACCCGATTACGAAGAACAAACCGACAAGCGCGGGCATGAGCATTCGCATGGCATTCACTCGCTTTCCAAAAAGGGCGGGCGCAGCATACCCGACCCCGGCCCGCCGCGTCCACGGCGCTGAAACCCTGGTCGCGCATCCACGCGAGGCGCATTTTTCAATTTTGGATGTCGCCGTCAGCCGCCCAGCGCCGCGCGCGCCGCGCCCTCGAGGGCGCCCCTGTGCGCCTCCACGCTCGCGTGGAGCGCGAGCTGCCCCCGCCCGCGCACGAGGTTGTGATCGCCCCGCGTCGCGAAGCGCGTCGCGTCGAACCCGAAGTAGCTCTCGTTCAGCGCATCCGCGAGAAACCGCGACGACAGCTCGAGGCAGATCGTGCCGATCCCCGCCACGAGCGCCCGCGCCTCCTCCCCCGTCACGATCCCCGCCCCGCGCGCGACCTCGCCGTACCCCTCGATCGCAGCCTCGAAGATGGCAACGTCGATCGCCGCCGCCCCCTCGTCCTCGCCCCGAGGATTGCACCACGACCGAAACGCATCGCCCATCTCGAAAGGCCAGATCATCCGGCCGAGCGTGTCGAGATCGACGAGGCACACGGCCCCCTCGCCCCGGAAAAGCAGGTTCGAGATCTTGAGGTCGCCGTGCACGTGCCGCTGCGGCAAACCGCCGAGATCGCCGAGCCGCTCGGCCGCCCTGAAGAGCCTCTCGGCGAGCGGCGCGACCTCGCCGAACAGCCGGTGGCTCCGACCCTCCGCAAGCGCCTTCT includes:
- a CDS encoding S8 family serine peptidase, translating into MPRSSVHRTLGLTCAALLLAAPWMLSSCSDEDSSGGQDAVTERVDALRASPTPPADPGTGVDQPAGIEAEAGPPLQGLVGWRPRGPEGRELHLADSAKPDFEARVAELSGSDPFHEFATAAGVMPISRGLDPALGRRLSGVQTSAEDMFIVLLVPTLPAQPALERALAERGVEVLGVSPPNAYAVKGNAAALLRLAKDPLVYHVGQVPAHLKIDPLLASALGLNAGARERSRVEPGAAMIAIHDRRDADRVGVAVERLGGRVERFDDMISTLVAQGLDGRAIEELASMQEISFIDARRLDEAHLQTSVSMCGNHTSIRDNQTYGANVTLGMIDSGFELDHTAFAGQSSYPVLYATGWNVAGEGNLWDDPGGHGTHVAGIMLSRWGGLDLDGMAPRSGGDANHRFRIVRTGKDNGDGWMYNTDQAVDALTNDNGAEVINCSWGSAVNTGTNSSSVKVDAAIWQTKQMYVFSAGNTGPAAGSIGSPGAAKNVITVGNLDNGNLQLVTSSSEGPTADGRAKPDIYAPGRWVTSANAKNLQGSIDMGGTSMAAPHVAGFLGTLLDHYPTAFPRHPATTKAMLMAAATRKDWLPQRTGVLNSYETHFSTSTSGSFFGWRDTDPTPFAYTYWDYTIPSGVKVLFVVLTWIEPAPSVGAAKAVYDNVDLWVDHNKDNGEFGEWSSTSTVDNVEVVRIENPPAGDYRIKARNVSAPKEHRPGVALFYRK
- a CDS encoding phosphotransferase enzyme family protein; protein product: MDAGIPSSILARWGDLAERPHRPHGSGLINRTFLVEGRRGPVILQRLHPVFAGVVNEDIEAVTAHLARKGLITPRPVRTDDGALWVDGDDGRPWRALTFVEGQSFDHVPSPAVAREAGRLVARFHVAVADLEHEYRHVRVGVHDTKRHFATLEKALAEGRSHRLFGEVAPLAERLFRAAERLGDLGGLPQRHVHGDLKISNLLFRGEGAVCLVDLDTLGRMIWPFEMGDAFRSWCNPRGEDEGAAAIDVAIFEAAIEGYGEVARGAGIVTGEEARALVAGIGTICLELSSRFLADALNESYFGFDATRFATRGDHNLVRGRGQLALHASVEAHRGALEGAARAALGG
- a CDS encoding LamG domain-containing protein, whose amino-acid sequence is MLQPRSGTGSSVALPLLSALVAAPLLFLACNRDWDFYDPRIVAASSGTGGAEPDAGTGGAETAGGTGGVETDAGTAGGGGGGGSGVGGSGGGVVDPHVTDGLVALYTFEEGAGAIVHDVSNVGTALDLTIKDPSAVTWAPGKLVVDAPTLISSGVAASKVFTRCTTTNELTLEAWFKPASLDLYGPARIVTNSLNTSERNFQLGQQYANYYEARIRSTLSMDLNGTPNLKSPVDMGHVEVALTHLLVTRDVGGVRRMYVNGTEVSNDTLGGDFSKWEPSYQLLMANELTEDRIWLGELHRIAIYDRALSAMEVTKNHQAGP